One genomic segment of Luteolibacter sp. Y139 includes these proteins:
- a CDS encoding M23 family metallopeptidase, which produces MLRQLALALAFLTPLFAVELQLPTENHHLLTGEPEKFYMYVNRTFEGETTQPWEAGSFGFVRTPIRIGQDVVLKQFHEGVDIQPTKRDKAGNPLDLVMSVSDGTVVHTSPVAGRSNYGKYVVVEHKFEGDCFYSVYAHLAEITAKPGDVVKTGSVLGRMGYTGAGIDRTRAHCHLEMCLLMSEHYDGWSHAYGGGTNFHGNFNGMNLAGMDVGALFLAHEKNPELRLQDFVLATPAYFKVTIPREGTWDFAQRHKWMVKGDISEASPSWELSFSATGLIVGIAPSQRSVAEPVVTAVRNSRVNHRYLTRGLIDGQGNGAALTASGKHLIALLTDDFPAQPATAPGAHPAPEESSEDQ; this is translated from the coding sequence ATGCTCCGCCAGCTAGCCCTCGCACTCGCATTCCTCACTCCCCTGTTCGCCGTCGAGCTCCAGCTCCCGACGGAGAATCACCATCTTCTCACCGGCGAGCCGGAGAAGTTCTACATGTATGTGAATCGCACCTTTGAGGGCGAGACCACCCAGCCATGGGAGGCCGGCAGCTTCGGCTTCGTCCGCACCCCGATCCGCATCGGACAGGATGTCGTCCTGAAGCAGTTCCACGAGGGCGTCGACATCCAGCCCACCAAGCGCGACAAGGCCGGCAACCCGCTCGACCTCGTGATGTCGGTTTCCGATGGCACCGTCGTCCACACCAGCCCTGTCGCCGGGCGCTCGAACTACGGCAAATACGTCGTGGTGGAGCATAAGTTCGAGGGCGACTGCTTCTACAGCGTTTACGCCCACCTCGCAGAAATCACGGCCAAGCCGGGTGACGTCGTGAAGACGGGCTCGGTCCTCGGCCGCATGGGCTACACTGGTGCCGGCATCGATCGCACCCGTGCCCACTGCCACCTCGAGATGTGCCTGCTGATGAGCGAGCACTACGATGGCTGGAGCCACGCCTACGGCGGCGGCACCAATTTCCACGGCAACTTCAATGGCATGAACCTCGCCGGAATGGACGTGGGTGCCTTGTTCCTGGCCCACGAGAAGAATCCGGAGCTGCGCCTGCAGGACTTCGTGCTCGCGACCCCCGCTTATTTCAAGGTGACCATCCCGCGCGAAGGCACCTGGGACTTCGCCCAGCGTCACAAGTGGATGGTGAAGGGCGATATCAGCGAGGCATCTCCTTCGTGGGAGCTATCCTTCTCCGCCACCGGTCTGATCGTGGGCATCGCACCGAGCCAGCGCTCCGTCGCCGAGCCGGTCGTCACCGCCGTTCGCAATTCCCGCGTCAACCACCGCTACCTCACCCGCGGCCTGATCGACGGCCAAGGAAACGGCGCAGCTCTGACAGCTTCGGGCAAGCATCTCATTGCCCTGCTGACGGACGACTTCCCGGCGCAACCCGCCACGGCACCCGGCGCTCACCCGGCACCCGAGGAATCATCGGAGGACCAGTAA
- a CDS encoding alpha-ketoacid dehydrogenase subunit beta, with protein sequence MSVTYVDAIREAQEKLLREDPRVFLYGQDISKFGGAFKATKGLAEEFPGRVLDSPISEDAMIGMAVGAAIEGMRPIIEMQFADFSSIAFNQIVNQAATHFYRTGVPVPLTVRLPSGGTPGSGPFHSQSMEALYAHYPGLIVVTPATVSDAYHMLLESVALDDPVVYCEHKFLYRWLKAPRINGDQLPIGKARITRPGKHATVVAYSAMVHEAVRAADRLKEQGGWEIEVVDLRSVKPLDIDTVLASVARTGRLLALGEAFPWGGVTAEVISRVCTDGFHLLDAPPRRLNSRDTPVPYHPKLWAAHRPTPETICIALRELLSF encoded by the coding sequence ATGAGCGTGACGTACGTCGATGCGATCCGTGAGGCGCAGGAAAAGCTGCTGCGTGAAGATCCGCGGGTCTTCCTCTACGGACAGGATATTTCGAAATTCGGTGGTGCCTTCAAGGCGACCAAGGGGCTCGCGGAGGAATTTCCGGGGCGCGTGCTTGATTCGCCGATCAGTGAGGACGCGATGATCGGCATGGCCGTGGGTGCTGCGATCGAGGGCATGCGGCCGATCATCGAGATGCAGTTCGCGGATTTCTCGTCGATCGCCTTCAACCAGATCGTCAATCAGGCCGCGACGCACTTTTATCGCACGGGCGTGCCGGTGCCTCTAACCGTGCGCCTGCCTTCCGGGGGGACTCCCGGTTCCGGGCCATTCCATAGCCAGAGCATGGAGGCGCTGTATGCGCACTATCCCGGTCTGATCGTGGTGACTCCGGCGACGGTGTCGGATGCGTATCACATGCTGTTAGAATCGGTCGCGCTGGATGACCCGGTCGTCTACTGCGAGCACAAGTTCCTCTACCGCTGGCTGAAAGCGCCGCGCATCAATGGCGATCAATTGCCGATCGGCAAGGCCCGCATCACCCGTCCTGGCAAGCACGCGACGGTGGTGGCCTACAGCGCGATGGTGCACGAAGCCGTGCGCGCCGCGGACCGCTTGAAGGAGCAGGGTGGATGGGAAATCGAAGTCGTCGACCTTCGCTCGGTGAAGCCACTCGATATTGATACAGTGCTCGCCAGCGTTGCCCGCACCGGTCGCTTGCTGGCACTGGGTGAAGCCTTCCCGTGGGGTGGTGTCACTGCCGAGGTGATCTCCCGTGTCTGCACCGACGGCTTCCACTTGCTCGATGCCCCGCCGCGCCGCCTGAACTCGCGCGACACGCCGGTGCCCTATCACCCGAAACTCTGGGCCGCCCACCGTCCGACGCCCGAGACGATCTGCATCGCCCTGCGCGAGCTGCTTTCCTTCTAA
- a CDS encoding thiamine pyrophosphate-dependent dehydrogenase E1 component subunit alpha has translation MPETEEAQRTAVDLDRDYVREVFRAMLRARLLENKLSSLYKAGKIVGGVYLGKGQEAVSASLGASLIKGRDIFAALIRDQAGRTAFGEPLIDCTRTYLGSVLGPMKGRDGNIHRGRPLDGMPAMISHLGAAVSVVGGMLIARRLKGELAGVVGATCVGDGATSTGAFHEGLNMAAVEQLPMVVIVGNNQFAYSTPTDRQFACEDLLDRAKGYGVGGHSVDGTDLLACTKVIGNAVKLAREGNGPQMVVARLLRLSGHGEHDDGSYVPPVLKDSQLGRDCIETGVVQLIESGIATVEEIERWKREFTDEVQAAVAQAQQEPTPDPWDENWNACSTPTGRGL, from the coding sequence GTGCCGGAGACCGAGGAAGCCCAAAGGACCGCCGTGGATTTGGATCGCGACTATGTTCGCGAGGTCTTCCGGGCGATGCTCCGGGCGCGACTCCTTGAGAACAAGCTATCCAGCCTCTACAAGGCGGGCAAAATCGTCGGCGGTGTCTACCTCGGCAAAGGCCAGGAGGCGGTCAGCGCCTCGCTCGGCGCTTCGCTGATCAAGGGCCGCGACATCTTCGCCGCGCTGATCCGGGACCAGGCCGGGCGGACGGCTTTTGGAGAGCCGCTAATCGATTGCACGCGGACTTATTTGGGTTCGGTGCTGGGGCCGATGAAGGGCCGGGACGGCAATATTCACCGCGGCCGTCCGCTGGACGGCATGCCGGCGATGATTTCCCACCTCGGCGCGGCGGTGTCGGTGGTCGGCGGGATGCTGATCGCCCGGCGCTTGAAAGGGGAGCTGGCAGGCGTGGTCGGCGCTACCTGCGTGGGCGATGGCGCAACTTCCACGGGTGCTTTTCATGAAGGGCTGAACATGGCCGCGGTCGAGCAACTGCCGATGGTGGTGATCGTCGGCAACAACCAGTTCGCCTATTCGACGCCGACGGACCGGCAGTTTGCCTGTGAGGATCTGCTAGACCGGGCGAAGGGCTATGGGGTCGGCGGGCATTCGGTGGATGGCACCGACTTGCTGGCCTGCACGAAGGTGATCGGAAATGCAGTGAAGCTGGCTCGTGAAGGCAATGGTCCTCAGATGGTGGTGGCTCGTTTGCTACGCCTGAGTGGCCACGGCGAGCACGATGACGGCAGTTATGTGCCGCCGGTGCTGAAGGATAGCCAACTCGGTCGCGATTGCATCGAGACCGGCGTGGTCCAGCTGATCGAGAGCGGCATCGCCACGGTGGAAGAGATTGAGCGCTGGAAGCGGGAGTTCACCGATGAGGTGCAGGCCGCGGTCGCGCAGGCCCAGCAGGAGCCGACACCGGATCCGTGGGATGAAAATTGGAATGCGTGCTCCACGCCAACGGGAAGGGGACTTTGA
- a CDS encoding malate dehydrogenase produces the protein MADEEGMKVTIVGPGKVGMVLAYTLVLRGVAREVVLVGSNREKAEGEALDLTHAQAFQQIPVKVRAGEIEDAAGSEVVAICASIPMPAGLHTRNALAQGNADLMKELLPRIAKVAPDCKLVMVTNPVDVLTWQALQLTGFPRERVVGTGTLVDSIRFRELLSEMLAIHPDDLRAYILGEHGEHQFPAMSVAQSGGERIDDTPERRALCERAKHFGIEVFRKKGNTCYAIGQSAAYIIEAILLDEKRTVPLSVLVDGYLGVNDVCLSLPVVVGKKGVERFLHPDLNEVEAGQFREAARAVREVIEGLS, from the coding sequence ATGGCGGATGAAGAAGGGATGAAAGTCACGATCGTGGGGCCCGGCAAAGTCGGGATGGTGCTCGCTTACACGCTGGTACTGCGGGGCGTGGCCCGCGAGGTGGTGCTGGTGGGCTCGAACCGCGAAAAGGCCGAGGGCGAGGCGCTCGACCTGACCCATGCTCAGGCTTTCCAACAGATCCCGGTGAAGGTCCGGGCCGGAGAGATTGAGGATGCGGCTGGAAGTGAGGTGGTCGCGATCTGCGCGTCGATTCCGATGCCGGCGGGGCTGCATACCCGCAATGCATTGGCACAGGGGAATGCGGACTTGATGAAGGAACTGCTGCCGCGGATTGCCAAGGTCGCGCCGGATTGCAAACTGGTGATGGTGACCAATCCGGTGGACGTGCTCACGTGGCAGGCGCTGCAACTGACAGGCTTTCCTCGCGAGCGGGTGGTAGGCACGGGCACGCTGGTGGATTCAATCCGCTTCCGTGAGCTGCTTTCGGAAATGCTGGCGATCCATCCGGACGACTTGCGTGCGTACATCCTGGGCGAGCATGGAGAGCATCAGTTTCCTGCGATGAGTGTGGCGCAGTCGGGAGGGGAGAGGATCGATGATACGCCGGAACGGCGGGCGCTTTGTGAGCGTGCCAAGCATTTCGGCATCGAGGTGTTCCGCAAGAAGGGGAATACCTGCTATGCGATCGGGCAGTCGGCAGCCTACATCATTGAGGCGATCTTGTTAGACGAGAAGAGGACGGTGCCGCTGAGCGTGCTGGTCGATGGGTATCTCGGTGTGAACGACGTGTGCCTGAGCTTGCCCGTGGTGGTGGGGAAGAAGGGGGTGGAGCGGTTCCTTCACCCCGATCTTAATGAGGTGGAGGCGGGGCAATTCCGCGAGGCCGCGAGGGCGGTGCGGGAGGTGATTGAGGGGCTGAGTTGA
- a CDS encoding transporter has product MSLSHKTLLAACLLPFALHAEERATLNPPLTVQGQAYTSESGLAEDDTSGGAYGQPEWLSARRFATTRAYIQQDPWEFGVEQWWRSRKNGSEWTHKFQEEIELGLPYRFQLDFYYDWTYEDHESDFEDVAAEVRWAFADWGKIPLNPTLYFEYKWVDSENGGNVVEPKLLLAEDFGCGWHWAANFVWERELTDSKAEEWAFTQAISKSLIDSKLSVGLEMTYKWETALGSRSKPERKFNIGPSIQWRPTECTHVDVVALAGLTHDSPDVEGWLVLGWDFGSGESHFKPVTRRQ; this is encoded by the coding sequence ATGAGTCTATCTCACAAAACCCTCCTCGCCGCCTGCCTGTTGCCGTTCGCACTGCACGCGGAAGAACGCGCCACCCTCAATCCACCCCTCACCGTCCAAGGCCAGGCTTACACCTCCGAGTCCGGCTTGGCAGAGGACGACACCTCCGGCGGAGCCTACGGCCAGCCGGAATGGCTCAGCGCCCGCCGTTTCGCCACCACCCGCGCCTACATCCAGCAGGATCCGTGGGAATTCGGCGTCGAACAGTGGTGGCGCAGCCGCAAGAACGGCAGCGAGTGGACCCACAAGTTCCAAGAGGAAATCGAACTCGGCCTTCCCTACCGCTTCCAGCTCGATTTCTACTACGACTGGACCTACGAGGATCACGAGAGCGACTTCGAAGACGTCGCCGCCGAGGTCCGCTGGGCCTTCGCTGATTGGGGCAAGATCCCGCTCAACCCGACCCTCTACTTCGAATACAAGTGGGTCGACTCCGAGAACGGCGGCAACGTCGTGGAACCGAAGCTCCTGCTCGCCGAAGACTTCGGCTGCGGCTGGCACTGGGCCGCCAACTTCGTCTGGGAGAGAGAACTCACCGACAGCAAGGCGGAAGAGTGGGCCTTCACCCAAGCCATCAGCAAGTCGCTGATCGATAGCAAGCTCTCGGTCGGCCTCGAAATGACCTACAAGTGGGAAACCGCCCTCGGCTCGCGCAGCAAACCGGAGCGCAAGTTCAACATCGGGCCCAGCATCCAGTGGCGTCCGACCGAGTGCACCCACGTCGATGTCGTGGCCCTCGCCGGTCTCACCCACGACTCCCCGGACGTCGAGGGCTGGCTGGTCCTCGGCTGGGACTTCGGCAGTGGCGAAAGCCACTTCAAGCCGGTGACCCGCCGCCAGTAA
- a CDS encoding gamma-glutamyl-gamma-aminobutyrate hydrolase family protein, which translates to MPSSLPLVLVSASHEMLGTRPFLAARCEYIDAVRLAGCLPMITPGGEPDDLLDLADGILLTGAPANVHPSHFGEDVLDPTLPLDPERDSWTLPLIRRAVERGIPLMGICRGFQEINVALGGSLHQAIHAVPGFNDHREPDSDDLAVRYGLAHEVDIVPGGLLDSILGQPRITVNSAHGQGVNRLAEGLRVEALSPDGVIEAATLPDAPAFNLGMQWHPECQAATNPVSRRIFEAFAEACHAQRNRRA; encoded by the coding sequence ATGCCCTCTTCCCTACCCTTGGTGCTCGTTTCGGCCTCCCATGAAATGCTCGGCACCCGTCCGTTTCTGGCTGCTCGATGCGAATACATCGACGCAGTCCGTCTGGCGGGCTGCTTGCCCATGATCACCCCGGGAGGCGAGCCCGATGACCTGCTCGATCTCGCCGATGGCATCCTCCTCACCGGCGCACCGGCAAACGTGCATCCATCGCATTTCGGCGAAGACGTGCTCGATCCCACCCTTCCCCTCGATCCCGAGCGCGATTCCTGGACGCTGCCCCTGATCCGTCGAGCCGTGGAGCGCGGCATTCCGCTCATGGGCATCTGCCGCGGCTTTCAGGAAATCAACGTCGCCCTCGGCGGCAGCCTCCATCAGGCCATCCATGCCGTCCCCGGCTTCAACGATCACCGCGAACCCGACTCCGACGATCTCGCTGTGAGATATGGCTTGGCCCACGAGGTAGACATCGTCCCCGGCGGCCTGCTCGACTCCATCCTCGGCCAGCCCCGGATCACGGTGAACTCCGCCCACGGCCAAGGCGTCAATCGGCTAGCTGAGGGCCTACGAGTCGAAGCCCTCTCTCCGGATGGCGTGATCGAGGCAGCCACGCTTCCGGACGCTCCCGCGTTCAATCTCGGCATGCAATGGCATCCCGAATGTCAGGCAGCCACGAATCCGGTCTCCCGGCGCATTTTCGAGGCTTTTGCCGAAGCCTGCCACGCCCAGAGAAACCGGCGGGCTTGA
- the ald gene encoding alanine dehydrogenase translates to MNIGIPKEIKAQEHRVSMIPGSIADLVKHGHRVFVETGAGAGSSYSDDHYRAMGAEILPDADAVFSTAEMIVKVKEPQPEEIARLQPHHLLFTYLHLAASKPLTEALIATGCTALAYETLEVNHRLPLLEPMSEIAGRMSSIVGSYHLAKHNGGRGTLLGGVPGVAPGRVVVIGGGTAGVNAARVATGIGADVTILEVDFERMRFLDITMSGTHTVYSSEANLAELLPRVDLVIGAVLVPGAKAPKLITREMLKLMQPGSVFVDIAVDQGGCAETTRPTTHQAPTFVEEDVIHYCVANMPGAYARTATQALNNVTQRWITLLADHGVAGASRIRKEVLGAVNCSGGKLTCPPVGEAHGIPVVDAAAALE, encoded by the coding sequence ATGAACATCGGCATCCCGAAGGAGATCAAGGCCCAGGAACACCGCGTCTCCATGATCCCCGGCTCGATCGCAGACCTCGTGAAGCACGGGCATCGTGTCTTCGTTGAAACTGGCGCCGGAGCAGGCTCCAGCTACAGCGACGATCACTACCGCGCCATGGGAGCGGAAATCCTGCCAGATGCCGATGCCGTCTTCTCCACCGCCGAGATGATCGTGAAGGTAAAGGAGCCGCAGCCCGAGGAAATCGCCCGCCTCCAGCCGCACCACCTGCTCTTCACCTACCTCCACCTCGCCGCCAGCAAGCCGCTCACCGAAGCATTGATCGCCACCGGCTGCACCGCCCTCGCCTACGAGACCCTTGAGGTAAATCACCGCCTGCCCTTGCTCGAACCCATGAGCGAAATCGCCGGCCGCATGTCGTCGATCGTCGGCTCCTATCACCTCGCCAAGCACAATGGCGGCCGCGGCACCCTGTTAGGCGGCGTTCCCGGAGTCGCCCCCGGCCGCGTCGTCGTCATTGGCGGCGGCACCGCGGGCGTCAATGCCGCCCGCGTCGCCACCGGCATCGGCGCGGACGTCACCATTCTCGAGGTTGATTTCGAGCGCATGCGCTTCCTCGACATCACCATGAGCGGCACCCACACCGTCTATTCGAGCGAGGCGAATCTGGCCGAACTCCTCCCGCGCGTGGACCTCGTCATCGGCGCGGTTCTCGTCCCCGGAGCCAAGGCGCCGAAGCTCATCACACGGGAAATGCTGAAGCTGATGCAGCCCGGCAGCGTCTTCGTCGACATCGCCGTCGACCAGGGCGGCTGTGCCGAGACGACCCGCCCGACCACCCACCAAGCCCCCACTTTCGTCGAGGAGGACGTGATTCACTACTGCGTGGCAAACATGCCGGGGGCCTACGCCCGCACCGCCACCCAAGCGCTCAATAACGTGACCCAGCGCTGGATTACCCTCCTCGCCGACCACGGCGTCGCCGGGGCCAGTCGCATCCGCAAGGAAGTGCTCGGCGCCGTGAATTGCAGCGGCGGAAAACTCACCTGCCCCCCCGTCGGCGAGGCCCACGGCATCCCCGTCGTCGACGCGGCCGCGGCGTTGGAGTGA
- a CDS encoding nucleotidyltransferase family protein yields MKPTLLVLAAGMGSRYGGLKQMDPMGPSGETVLDYSVFDAIRAGFGKVVFIIREDFAEAFKSSVGARFAGKIEVDYAFQKLDDLPEGFSVPEGRTKPWGTAHAVRAARHVVSGPFAVINADDFYGADAYQVIARWFASNTGAAGKDHYSMVGYPLKNTLSEHGSVNRGICQTDAEGLLTDVEEVVDIARDEDGIVRGTALDGSRREIADICPVSMNFWGFTVEYFAQLEEHFTTFLKEKGGEQKSECYIPTVVDDFIRQDRADCRVLDTTSSWFGVTYPDDKPHVVESIAKLVAAGDYPSPLG; encoded by the coding sequence ATGAAACCAACTCTCCTCGTTCTCGCCGCCGGCATGGGCTCCCGCTACGGCGGCCTCAAGCAAATGGACCCGATGGGCCCGAGCGGCGAAACCGTGCTGGATTACTCGGTTTTCGACGCCATCCGCGCCGGTTTCGGCAAGGTCGTCTTCATCATCCGCGAGGATTTCGCCGAAGCCTTCAAGAGCAGCGTCGGCGCCCGCTTCGCCGGCAAGATCGAGGTCGATTACGCCTTTCAGAAGCTCGATGACCTGCCGGAGGGCTTCTCCGTCCCGGAAGGCCGCACCAAGCCCTGGGGCACCGCCCACGCCGTCCGCGCCGCCCGCCACGTCGTCTCCGGTCCCTTCGCTGTCATCAATGCCGACGATTTCTACGGCGCGGACGCCTATCAGGTCATCGCCCGCTGGTTCGCCTCCAATACCGGCGCCGCTGGCAAGGACCACTACTCGATGGTCGGCTACCCACTGAAAAACACCCTCTCCGAGCACGGCTCCGTCAATCGCGGCATCTGCCAGACCGATGCCGAGGGCCTGCTGACCGACGTCGAGGAAGTCGTGGATATCGCCCGCGATGAGGATGGCATCGTCCGCGGCACCGCCCTCGACGGCAGCCGCCGCGAAATCGCCGACATCTGCCCCGTTTCGATGAATTTCTGGGGCTTCACCGTGGAATACTTCGCCCAGCTCGAGGAGCACTTCACCACCTTCCTGAAGGAAAAGGGCGGCGAGCAGAAGTCCGAGTGCTACATCCCCACCGTGGTCGATGACTTCATCCGCCAGGACCGCGCCGATTGCCGCGTGCTCGATACCACATCTTCTTGGTTCGGCGTGACTTATCCGGACGACAAGCCCCACGTGGTCGAGTCGATCGCGAAGCTGGTGGCCGCCGGTGACTATCCGAGCCCGCTCGGCTGA
- a CDS encoding MGMT family protein translates to MPKSTTFARIRAEVIRLVALIPEGRFTTYGSIAVHMNCNPRHVAQTLSGLTREEAQDLPWHRVVAAEGRISQSMDPKLAAKQKKLLKAEGMKVNEKGYIMDSDDHFHVVGVRRDIRWDRE, encoded by the coding sequence ATGCCGAAATCCACCACCTTCGCCCGCATCCGTGCCGAAGTGATCCGGCTGGTCGCCCTGATCCCGGAGGGCCGATTCACCACCTACGGGTCGATCGCGGTCCACATGAACTGCAACCCGCGCCATGTCGCCCAGACCCTAAGCGGGCTCACCCGGGAAGAAGCGCAAGACCTGCCTTGGCACCGCGTAGTCGCCGCCGAAGGCCGCATCAGCCAGTCCATGGACCCGAAATTGGCGGCCAAACAGAAAAAGCTCCTCAAAGCCGAGGGCATGAAAGTGAACGAAAAGGGCTACATCATGGACTCCGACGATCATTTCCACGTCGTGGGCGTCCGGCGGGATATCCGCTGGGACCGCGAATAA
- a CDS encoding thioredoxin family protein, with protein MKKSIFCVLLAGSFLINPLHAEYRKWVNAEGAAIDGELVKVEGDQVTIRLRNGKTSTFAQSKLSTADQEFLKSQASKPEAKGTKDAPVVAADRKAKWLTKMDKAQEQSKETGLPILVLFTGTSWCPYCIKLEKEVFSESAFKSFADQNLVLLMLDFGPGGTPGNKKDEKLQKEYGVTGFPTYFLTDSTGKQLAKGGYHEGINPEVFAKWAQDASPKKK; from the coding sequence ATGAAAAAGTCCATTTTCTGTGTCCTTCTCGCAGGCTCCTTCCTGATCAACCCTCTCCATGCGGAGTATCGCAAGTGGGTGAACGCCGAGGGTGCAGCCATCGATGGCGAGCTGGTGAAAGTCGAAGGTGACCAAGTCACCATCCGGCTGCGAAACGGAAAGACGAGCACCTTTGCCCAATCGAAACTTTCGACCGCGGATCAAGAGTTCCTCAAATCCCAAGCGAGCAAGCCAGAAGCCAAGGGAACGAAAGATGCGCCGGTCGTGGCCGCAGACCGCAAGGCGAAGTGGCTGACCAAAATGGACAAGGCCCAGGAGCAATCCAAAGAGACCGGCCTGCCGATTCTGGTGCTCTTCACCGGCACCAGCTGGTGTCCTTACTGCATCAAACTGGAGAAGGAGGTGTTTTCCGAATCGGCTTTCAAATCGTTTGCCGACCAGAATCTTGTGTTGCTGATGCTCGACTTCGGCCCTGGCGGAACCCCAGGCAACAAGAAGGATGAGAAGCTGCAGAAGGAATACGGTGTGACAGGATTCCCAACCTACTTCCTCACCGACTCCACGGGCAAGCAGCTGGCGAAGGGTGGCTATCATGAGGGGATCAATCCCGAGGTGTTTGCCAAGTGGGCCCAAGATGCCTCGCCGAAGAAAAAGTAA
- a CDS encoding dihydrolipoamide acetyltransferase family protein produces the protein MPTVPILMPQLGESIAEATVVRIGIAPGDTVQTDQEVIEVETSKATMGVTTLCRGTVKEIMAKEGVTYSVGTLLGLLDVTEEEITRTGVESIEAAADRREAEEASPVQQEKNLHFALGDDSYEETPGVVPSVKGLPVPTGTMGAHYISPRMRARMDDMGLREADISAIVGTGTGGRVTVEDLEKFLNYIDTWPSSNASPMRMAVADAMRRSWTRPLATVGLPVKLDRVLEHRRNQDPKPGLTLYVLRAFALALVEEPATAGFLIGQKVVHPRAFDIGVAVQVDDGVVVPVLRKVDQKSLSDLTKDYAEMVERGRRRRLSEDDLRGGIATVTNFGTFGLTSGTPIPLPNETLILGLGAGVKKPVWSDQVEAFIPVTEAELVVTFDHRVVDGGGAGVLLSRVAQLLQSPEKL, from the coding sequence ATGCCCACCGTTCCCATCCTCATGCCGCAGCTCGGTGAATCGATCGCCGAGGCGACTGTCGTTCGCATCGGCATCGCGCCCGGCGACACGGTGCAGACGGACCAGGAGGTCATCGAGGTGGAGACGAGCAAGGCGACGATGGGTGTCACCACACTGTGTCGCGGCACGGTGAAGGAGATCATGGCCAAAGAAGGGGTGACCTATTCGGTCGGCACGCTGCTAGGCCTGCTCGATGTCACCGAAGAGGAAATCACGCGCACGGGTGTGGAGAGCATCGAAGCGGCCGCCGATCGCCGCGAGGCTGAAGAAGCCTCGCCGGTGCAGCAGGAGAAAAACCTGCACTTCGCTCTCGGCGATGATTCCTACGAGGAAACGCCTGGGGTGGTGCCGAGCGTGAAGGGTCTTCCGGTGCCGACCGGCACCATGGGAGCCCATTACATTTCCCCGCGCATGCGCGCCCGGATGGATGACATGGGGCTGCGCGAAGCGGACATTTCCGCGATCGTCGGTACCGGCACTGGCGGTCGCGTGACGGTGGAGGACTTGGAAAAGTTCCTCAACTACATCGACACTTGGCCGAGCAGCAATGCCTCGCCGATGCGAATGGCGGTGGCCGATGCGATGCGCCGGAGCTGGACGCGTCCGCTGGCAACCGTGGGTCTGCCGGTGAAGCTTGATCGTGTCCTGGAGCATCGCCGCAACCAGGATCCAAAGCCTGGTCTGACTCTCTACGTGCTGCGGGCCTTCGCCCTGGCGCTAGTGGAGGAGCCTGCGACCGCTGGTTTCCTGATCGGGCAAAAGGTCGTGCACCCGCGTGCCTTTGACATCGGAGTGGCGGTGCAGGTGGATGACGGGGTCGTGGTGCCGGTATTGCGCAAGGTCGATCAGAAGTCGCTTTCCGATCTCACGAAGGATTACGCCGAGATGGTCGAGCGTGGGCGCCGTCGCCGGCTTTCCGAAGATGATCTGCGTGGTGGGATTGCGACCGTGACGAACTTCGGGACCTTCGGGCTTACGTCGGGCACGCCGATCCCGCTGCCGAATGAAACGCTCATCCTCGGTCTCGGTGCGGGCGTGAAGAAGCCGGTGTGGAGCGATCAGGTGGAAGCCTTTATCCCCGTGACGGAGGCCGAACTCGTGGTCACCTTTGACCATCGCGTGGTCGATGGTGGTGGTGCCGGTGTGCTGCTCAGCCGCGTGGCGCAGTTGCTTCAGTCGCCGGAGAAGCTCTGA